A stretch of the Equus caballus isolate H_3958 breed thoroughbred chromosome X, TB-T2T, whole genome shotgun sequence genome encodes the following:
- the MCTS1 gene encoding malignant T-cell-amplified sequence 1 isoform X2, translating into MFKKFDEKENVSNCIQLKTSVIKGIKNQLVEQFPVIEPWLNQIMPKKDPVKIVRCHEHIEILTVNGELLFFRQREGPFYPTLRLLHKYPFILPHQQVDKGAIKFVLSGANIMCPGLTSPGAKLYPAAVDTIVAIMAEGKQHALCVGVMKMSAEDIEKVNKGIGIENIHYLNDGLWHMKTYK; encoded by the exons ATGTTCAAGAA ATtcgatgaaaaagaaaatgtgtccaACTGCATCCAGTTGAAAACCTCAGTTATAAAGGGTATTAAGAACCAATTGGTAGAGCAATTTCCAGTTATTGAACCATGGCTTAATCAAATCATGCCTAAGAAAGATCCTGTCAAAATAGTGAGATG CCATGAACATATAGAAATCCTTACAGTAAACGGAGAGTTACTATTTTTTAGACAAAGAGAAGGCCCTTTTTATCCAACCCTAAGGTTACTTCACAAAT atcCTTTTATCCTGCCACACCAACAGGTTGATAAAGGAGCCATCAAATTTGTACTCAGTGGAGCAAATATCATGTGTCCAGGCTTAACTTCTCCTGGAGCTAAACTTTACCCTGCTGCAGTAGATACGATTGTT GCAATCATGGCAGAAGGAAAACAGCATGCTCTGTGTGTTGGAGTCATGAAGATGTCTGCAGAAGATAT TGAGAAAGTCAACAAAGGAATTGGCATTGAAAATATCCATTATTTAAATGATGGGCTGTGGCATATGAAGACATATAAATGA
- the MCTS1 gene encoding malignant T-cell-amplified sequence 1 isoform X1, translated as MGKGRFDEKENVSNCIQLKTSVIKGIKNQLVEQFPVIEPWLNQIMPKKDPVKIVRCHEHIEILTVNGELLFFRQREGPFYPTLRLLHKYPFILPHQQVDKGAIKFVLSGANIMCPGLTSPGAKLYPAAVDTIVAIMAEGKQHALCVGVMKMSAEDIEKVNKGIGIENIHYLNDGLWHMKTYK; from the exons atgggcaaaggaag ATtcgatgaaaaagaaaatgtgtccaACTGCATCCAGTTGAAAACCTCAGTTATAAAGGGTATTAAGAACCAATTGGTAGAGCAATTTCCAGTTATTGAACCATGGCTTAATCAAATCATGCCTAAGAAAGATCCTGTCAAAATAGTGAGATG CCATGAACATATAGAAATCCTTACAGTAAACGGAGAGTTACTATTTTTTAGACAAAGAGAAGGCCCTTTTTATCCAACCCTAAGGTTACTTCACAAAT atcCTTTTATCCTGCCACACCAACAGGTTGATAAAGGAGCCATCAAATTTGTACTCAGTGGAGCAAATATCATGTGTCCAGGCTTAACTTCTCCTGGAGCTAAACTTTACCCTGCTGCAGTAGATACGATTGTT GCAATCATGGCAGAAGGAAAACAGCATGCTCTGTGTGTTGGAGTCATGAAGATGTCTGCAGAAGATAT TGAGAAAGTCAACAAAGGAATTGGCATTGAAAATATCCATTATTTAAATGATGGGCTGTGGCATATGAAGACATATAAATGA